The following coding sequences lie in one Mycobacterium gordonae genomic window:
- a CDS encoding DNA repair helicase XPB yields the protein MTDGPLIVQSDKTVLLEVDHEQAGAARAAIAPFAELERAPEHIHTYRITPLALWNARAAGHDAEQVVDALVSFSRYAVPQPLLVDIVDTMARYGRLQLVKHPAHGLTLVSFDRAVLEEVLRHKKIAPMLGARIDDDTVTVHPSERGRVKQMLLKIGWPAEDLAGYVDGEAHPISLEPDGWELRDYQQLAADSFWAGGSGVVVLPCGAGKTLVGAAAMAKAQATTLILVTNIVAARQWKRELVARTSLTEDEIGEYSGERKEIRPVTISTYQMITRRTKGEYRHLELFDSRDWGLIVYDEVHLLPAPVFRMTADLQSKRRLGLTATLIREDGREGDVFSLIGPKRYDAPWKDIEAQGWIAPAECVEVRVTMTDNERMIYATAEPEERYKLCSTVHTKIAVVKSILKNHPGEQTLVIGAYLDQLDELGAELGAPVIQGSTKTREREDLFDQFRRGEITTLVVSKVANFSIDLPEASVAVQVSGTFGSRQEEAQRLGRLLRPKADGGGAIFYSVVARDSLDAEYAAHRQRFLAEQGYGYIIRDADDLLGPAI from the coding sequence ATGACTGACGGGCCGTTGATCGTGCAGTCCGACAAAACGGTGCTGCTCGAGGTCGACCACGAGCAGGCCGGCGCGGCGCGCGCCGCCATCGCACCGTTCGCCGAACTGGAACGCGCACCCGAGCACATCCACACCTATCGCATCACGCCGCTGGCCCTGTGGAACGCCCGCGCCGCCGGCCACGATGCCGAGCAGGTGGTCGACGCGCTGGTCAGCTTCTCCCGCTACGCGGTGCCCCAACCGCTGCTGGTCGACATCGTCGACACCATGGCACGGTACGGCCGCCTGCAACTGGTCAAGCACCCAGCGCACGGCTTGACGCTGGTGAGCTTCGACCGGGCCGTTCTCGAAGAAGTGCTGCGCCACAAGAAGATCGCGCCGATGCTGGGCGCCCGCATTGACGACGACACGGTCACCGTCCACCCCAGCGAGCGTGGCCGGGTCAAGCAGATGCTCCTCAAGATCGGCTGGCCGGCAGAGGATCTCGCCGGTTATGTGGACGGCGAAGCACACCCGATCAGCCTGGAACCCGACGGGTGGGAACTGCGCGACTACCAGCAGCTGGCCGCCGACTCGTTCTGGGCCGGTGGCTCGGGCGTGGTAGTGCTGCCCTGCGGTGCCGGCAAGACGCTGGTCGGCGCCGCCGCGATGGCCAAGGCCCAAGCGACGACGCTGATTCTGGTCACCAACATCGTGGCGGCCCGGCAGTGGAAACGGGAGCTGGTGGCGCGCACCTCGCTGACCGAGGACGAGATCGGCGAATACTCCGGTGAACGCAAGGAGATTCGGCCTGTCACCATCTCGACCTACCAGATGATCACCCGCCGCACCAAGGGCGAGTATCGGCACCTGGAGTTGTTCGACAGCCGTGACTGGGGGCTCATCGTCTACGACGAAGTGCACCTGCTGCCGGCACCGGTGTTCCGGATGACCGCCGATCTGCAGTCCAAGCGCCGCCTGGGCCTGACCGCCACCCTGATCCGCGAGGACGGCCGCGAGGGCGACGTGTTCTCGCTCATCGGGCCGAAGCGGTATGACGCGCCGTGGAAGGACATCGAGGCCCAGGGCTGGATCGCACCGGCCGAGTGCGTGGAAGTCCGGGTCACCATGACCGACAACGAACGGATGATCTACGCCACCGCCGAACCCGAGGAACGCTACAAGCTGTGTTCGACGGTGCACACCAAAATCGCTGTGGTCAAGTCGATTCTGAAGAATCACCCCGGCGAGCAGACGCTGGTGATCGGCGCCTACCTCGATCAGCTCGATGAATTGGGTGCCGAGCTCGGCGCCCCGGTGATCCAGGGTTCGACGAAGACCCGGGAACGCGAGGACCTGTTCGACCAGTTCCGCCGTGGCGAGATCACCACCCTGGTGGTGTCCAAGGTGGCCAACTTCTCCATCGATCTGCCGGAAGCCTCTGTCGCGGTGCAGGTTTCGGGAACATTCGGATCACGCCAGGAGGAGGCGCAACGGTTGGGCCGGTTGCTGCGGCCCAAGGCCGACGGCGGCGGCGCCATCTTCTACTCGGTGGTGGCGCGCGACAGCCTGGACGCCGAATATGCCGCACACCGACAGCGCTTCCTGGCCGAGCAGGGCTACGGATACATCATTCGCGACGCCGACGACCTGCTGGGCCCGGCGATCTAG
- a CDS encoding thiolase family protein, with the protein MTNDVAIIGVGLHPFGRFDKTAMEMGAEAIQSALADAGVAWKDIQFGFGGSHEVSNPDAVTRLVGLTGITFTNVFNACATAASAIQQTADTIRLGKYDLGIAIGLDKHPRGAFTDDPAKLALPQWYAQNGQFVTTKFFGMKANKYIHDHNISQTTLAKVAAKNFRNGAMNPKAFRRKAIPEEEILNSTVLNYPLTQYMFCAPDEGAAAVIMCRADLAHKYTDKPVYVRACEIRTRRYGAYEVHATFAPLDGDASPTVYAARAAYEAAGIGPEDVDVAQLQDTDAGAEVIHMAETGLCADGEQEKLIVDGATEIHGSIPVNTDGGLIANGEPIGASGLRQMHELVRQLRGEAGERQVPGNPRVGLAQVYGAPGTASATILSL; encoded by the coding sequence ATGACCAACGATGTCGCCATCATCGGTGTCGGCCTGCACCCCTTCGGCAGGTTCGACAAGACGGCCATGGAGATGGGCGCCGAGGCCATTCAGTCCGCCTTGGCGGACGCCGGTGTGGCGTGGAAGGACATCCAGTTCGGCTTCGGCGGCAGTCACGAGGTGTCCAACCCCGACGCGGTGACCCGCTTGGTCGGGCTCACGGGCATCACGTTCACCAACGTCTTCAATGCCTGTGCCACTGCTGCCAGCGCCATCCAACAGACCGCTGACACTATTCGGTTAGGCAAGTACGACCTCGGGATCGCGATCGGATTGGACAAGCACCCGCGTGGCGCGTTCACCGATGACCCCGCCAAACTTGCGCTGCCGCAGTGGTATGCGCAGAACGGGCAGTTCGTCACCACGAAGTTCTTCGGCATGAAGGCCAACAAGTACATCCACGACCACAACATCTCCCAGACAACGCTCGCCAAGGTGGCCGCCAAGAACTTCCGCAATGGCGCGATGAATCCGAAAGCGTTCCGCCGCAAGGCCATCCCGGAGGAGGAGATCCTCAACTCGACGGTGCTTAACTATCCACTCACGCAGTACATGTTCTGCGCGCCCGACGAGGGAGCCGCGGCGGTGATCATGTGCCGGGCCGACCTGGCGCACAAGTACACCGACAAACCCGTGTATGTGCGGGCCTGCGAGATCCGCACCCGCCGGTACGGCGCCTACGAAGTGCACGCGACGTTCGCGCCGCTGGACGGCGACGCTTCCCCGACGGTGTATGCCGCCAGGGCCGCCTACGAGGCGGCCGGCATCGGACCGGAGGACGTCGACGTGGCGCAGTTGCAGGACACCGACGCCGGCGCAGAGGTGATCCACATGGCCGAGACGGGACTGTGCGCGGACGGCGAGCAGGAGAAGCTGATTGTCGACGGTGCCACCGAGATTCACGGCTCGATCCCGGTCAACACCGACGGGGGTCTCATCGCCAACGGGGAACCCATCGGTGCCTCCGGGCTCCGGCAGATGCACGAGCTGGTCCGGCAGCTGCGCGGCGAGGCCGGCGAGCGCCAGGTGCCGGGCAACCCGCGGGTGGGCCTAGCCCAGGTCTACGGCGCACCGGGTACCGCGTCGGCGACCATCCTGTCCCTCTAG
- a CDS encoding Zn-ribbon domain-containing OB-fold protein, translated as MQKALAPEITTWPDENPQLIGSRCACCGATTFPVQRHCPRCSGSEMADVLLPRRGTLIAWTTQGFPPGAPYAGPVGKDFVPFGVGLVQLGDVIRVEGRLTENNPAKLRFGQEVELTMVPLNRDDDGAELMTFAFQPV; from the coding sequence ATGCAGAAGGCGCTGGCCCCTGAAATCACTACCTGGCCCGACGAGAACCCACAGCTGATCGGCAGCCGCTGCGCTTGCTGCGGGGCAACCACTTTCCCGGTGCAGCGGCACTGTCCGCGCTGTAGTGGCAGCGAGATGGCCGACGTGCTGCTGCCGCGTCGCGGCACGCTGATCGCGTGGACCACTCAGGGCTTCCCGCCCGGTGCGCCGTATGCCGGGCCGGTCGGCAAGGACTTCGTGCCATTCGGGGTGGGGCTGGTCCAACTCGGCGACGTGATCCGAGTCGAGGGCCGGCTCACCGAGAACAATCCGGCCAAGCTGCGGTTCGGCCAGGAGGTCGAACTCACGATGGTGCCGTTGAACCGGGACGACGACGGCGCCGAGCTCATGACCTTCGCGTTCCAGCCGGTCTAG